In the Zingiber officinale cultivar Zhangliang chromosome 5A, Zo_v1.1, whole genome shotgun sequence genome, ATTTCATCCCAAATGCTCCCGGAGCCATGACCAGTGTCATCCTCAGGGTACAATTCATAGATCGAGTCGGCGTCTTCATTCAACTTGCTCACCTTCTCCAAGCAGTTGATACAATCGCGATCTTCCGGTAAATTTCTGCTTCCATCTCTCCACTCTGTCATCTGCAATCCAATACTAATTCACTTAACTCTAAATCTCACAGTTAACAAAAGCTGAAACATAACCAAAAATCAGACCTTTGCAGATCCCATAGAGTTGGTCGAATACAGCTTCGCGGAGTCGGCAAGTCGACAATATCTTGGAAAGGCACTCGCAAACCTCTTGTGGGATTTCAATTGAGATTGAACTCTCACTGCTCTCCCCATTATTATAGCCCTCCTGTCAACATGATTCTTAACTTGAACATCAAACCTATATATATCAAAAGAAGAATAGCTTGGTGTACGAAACTCCCCTCAACGCAAGACTCAGTTTTATCTTGCATTGTAAGAGTTTGTTTCCGTGTAATTTTTAAATCACACGGAAATAACTTTATCGTTGCACCAAAGCTCTCCTTCAACATCAAATGTAGACTTTTGTGCCTTAAACTATACCTGACTCCTCTAACAACTGCTAAGTAGGCATCACAGATGACTCCAACTAGTTCTATTCTATAAGGCTTCCTTTGGGGGCTCTTGTGCTCCTCCTGTTGCACCACTGGTTCCCAGTAGTTCTCTGTGACTGTTCCGTCACCGGAAACCTTGTATCCGACTCCCATTCGATACTGCTGGAGATGCACATTCCGCGCCATGGTGATCGTTTGCCGGACAAATGGTTCCCAAGAGAGTGTGCCATCCATGATCACATCTCGGCCTTCGTTTAGCGCGGTCACGAGGAGGGAGGAGGCGGCGTCGGTGGATGACTGGTGCACCAGTTCAGCTGTTTGGAGCATGTCGCTGTGGTTGCCTCTCGAGCTGATGGCTTTGTAGATCACGTCCATCTCTTTGAATTGATCAGCTTCCACTACAACTGTGCTTGCCGCGGCGGCTAACCAGAAGGGACTGCAACAAAGGTGAATTGAGAGTTGATGACTCTTTGGCTGCCATTGATGTTTTGAAATGGAGCTCGGAGCTTACTCCTTGAGGATTTCTTTAAGCACGGTGCTCTTGCCGGCGCCCATCCCTCCACCCATAAGTAGAAGAACCGGACTGCGGTACTCCGAGGCGTCTGCTGGCGCCGGAAGTACGACCTCCGAGCGGCGGAACTCCTCTTGGTGGATGATGCCGATGGCCTTCAGTTCCTCCACCAGCGTAGAGAAGACTCTTGTCACCTTCAGGTCTTTCGCCACCCTCTCGAATCTTATGTTCCTGTGTTTTTAGTCAATGTCTGTAAGCTTCTCATGATCTAGACTTCACCAGCAATTTATGTACAATTACTCAACTATTCTTCAgtatattattttcattattttctcCTATTTAGATTGCATCATAGCAATTATGAAATCGTAACTGTTACAATGTGAATATTAGATGTGCAAGTTGAATCTGCATTATAGAGGTTATTATTTCGTAGTTATTATAACGCAAATGATAGGTGAATATAATTAAATTCACATTGTAACAACTATGAAATCGTAATTGTTATAATGTAAATATTTTTGAACAGATTAAATATGTATTATAGTAACCATGATCCGTAGCTACTATAACATACGTAGCACCTATAAAATCATAGTTGTTAAACGTGCTCGACCAATTCATGATTTCAACAAAAATAGGCAGAATAtgttttgataaaaaattaaaaaaggaaacATAGAAAGCCCTTCTCATTTTTGCCCAACTATTAAACCATTGTGGATAAGTAATGGCACCTCGTCGCCTCCATTACAAAGTTCTTCAGCTTCATTTTGTGCTCGTGATCGGCACTTAGAACCTGTACAATTCGATAAAACAAAGGAAATTGAAACTAGTTGATTCTCGAGACGATTAAAATGTGCATTAATTAATAAATACCTGAGTAATTAAGAAAGGAGCATGGCTCCAGTGGAATGCAAAGTACCCTAGTATGCATTTATCCAACTCCTCCACAAGCTTCACATACAGGGATTCATGTTCTTGCTCTTGTGATAAAAAGTCGAAAATGTTGTCTTCGCATTCATTGCTTCTTCTCAGATAACCATTGGCTAGTTTGCAAAGGATAGGGCATTCCCTAGAATCTTCGAATCCAAGCTGCCTAGCTACAAAGATCACAACAAATCAAAGATGTTTctgcaaaatatatatatatataaaagcaaaGCCATGAACGATCAAAAGATCGATAAATATAGAAGTTGTAATTACCAACATATTGTTGGAAGCTCTCGAGTTCTTCGATCCGGCCGGATTCCGCCAGCACCAGCCTCGGCACCACCTTTGAGTCCCTCATAGGTCTGCATACAACACACAAGATTCAGAGAGACAAGGCATTTAGGGAATGGAGCATGAAGAGTAATTAGACGAGTTTCAACAAGAATAGAGGCATTTGAGGGAAGAACAGAGAGGAAAGGAGGTAATTGAGGTGAATGCAAGAGGAGATCTGAACGAGCGGCCAAGCAAATATGATGGATTTGAGGTGGTGAATTATGTACCTTATTTAGAGGCATATCTTATTTGAGAGTGTATAGATATTATGAGCATTTTAAATGGATTGTTTGATCGAATTTGCATGGATTAACTGTTTTTAGATCGGTTGTTTAATTTTTGGCGGCAATTGAGAATTCTTAAAAGATTTTacatatttattttctattttacctATTTCGTCAACTACTgagcttcaaaaaaaaaaaaaaaaaaaaaaaaaaacacacccacacaattttaaaaaatagtaccAATTTAgtgttatataaattttaaaattaatagtaGACTATGATGatgttatattttaaaaatcaatattattgTAGTGTTgtacaataatatttatatttaaaacgtaatactattattttttaaaatctaacaCCACCCGTTAATTAGAAGGTGATGGATTTACTACTGATTTTATCCGAAAGTTGAAAAGATGTCTTGCTAAAAATGTGGCTCTGATGTTGACTGGAAGAAGATTCCATAGTGGCTCTGGTGTTGACTGGAAGAAGACTCCGTGCTGTCTTGTAAAACCAGTAGCGTTAATGTGTCGGGTCAGGGAGGGAGTCTCTAGCATTAGCCCTCCGACACTTAAGTCAGTCGTCAGTTCAGGAGGAAAGAATAGTGGCAGTGAATAGTAGCAGAGAATGTGTACAATAATGAAGCCTTGCATACCTCCGCTTATGGATggagacccccttttatagtaCCATTGTAGTGCTTGTGCACGCCTCTCAAAGCATATGCACGTTTTCTAAAGCTTCCTAAGAAAAGATAGGTCGAAATGTATCCCTAATACCTTTACTTAAGCTGACATGCAAATCTCTAATGTTACAAGCTAAAAacttctaaagtacgatttgcCTACAGAAAATTCTCTATTGTAGGCAACGTAAACTTCCAAAAGAGTACGATAAGATGTGTGTGTAGGTTCCGTTGTAGATTAATAGGGGGCCACTTGGCCGGGATGTCATTAGCTCGGTCGTACTAAATAGAACTATTGGCCTGTTCTTCACTCGGTTTTATTGTTGCCAGAGAAGTATATGCGTTTGATCAGACCTAAGGTCCGATCGACTATGGCAGTGAACCGAATAACTTAGTATTTGACTCTTAACCTCAACTACAAATGTAGAGGATGACTGCTCAGACTGTTTGGTCGGTCTTTCACTTCCGACCAACTCTCAGGACTCGCTCAACCAACCTTGCTTAATTCACACTCCACGATCTCATCCTGCGACTTTGActattaaattttgatttctaTGTCAGTCAATTTTTTCTATTTTGACCCACTTTTAAGGGACATTTTTATTACCGTATAATTTATAATAGAATATGGATCAATTTCCTATCTGCTACAATTGTAATCATCTTTTTTCACTGTCATTTAAACATAGTATCATAGTAAATGACAAGAGAGATTAAATGGAAAAAGTCATATCCTTTGAAACATTTGAAAATTAAATCGGTCTTGTGAGAATTCCTCAATTTTAAGTGCGATTTGATCAAATTGCTGAAATTTTGGAGAAAGGAAGAAATTAAATTAACAGAAATGCAGTCGAATTAAACAGCGATAGTATCGATTCATTCATGCAGAAATTGTCCCTTGACGTCACGTCACGTTACGTCAGCAGGCTTCGTCGTGCTGGATCGTCCATGCTGACGCCGTTCAGTTATTGATGAGAGTCGGCGGCGTTGGTCTTGGAATTGACGAACTCCACGAACGCGTCCAAGTTCCTGTCGGTGCTGCCTCGCTCCTGGATGGCGGATCGAGCCAGATCGCTCCACCGCCGCGCGCTCCGGCGAATTTCTTCCCCCTCGTCGCCGTCCATCACCGCCCGAACGCAGCGCTCCAGCTCCGCCTGGGTGACGAGGCCGCCGTCCCCCGGGCGCGCCCGCACGCCCACCTTCCATTCGGTCTCCACGCACTTGGCGTTGGTGGGCTggtcggaccactggggcaggccGATCATGGGGACGCCTAAGCAGATGGACTCCAGCGTGGAGTTCCAACCGCAGTGGGTGACGAAGCAGCCGACGGCCGGGTGGGCCAGCACCGCCAGCTGCGGGCTCCAGCGCACGATGAGGCCGAGGGCCGGGGAGAAGCCCGGCGGCAGCGTCCGGCGCTCGGCGTCGCGGACGACCCAGAGGAAGGGGCGGCCGCAGGCGGTGAGGCCGAGGGCCAGCTCCGTCATCTGGGCCGGGCTCAGGGAGGCGAAGCTTCCGAAGGAGACGTAGATGGCGGAGTGAGGGGGCAGCCCGGCCAGCCACCGCATGCAAACGTCGTCCTCCGCCGGGAGGAGGTTCACGCCGTAGGAGGCTCCGTCGGCGGCGGAGATCGGCACGCAGGGGCCCACGTTGACGGCGTGAAAGTGATGGGCATTCAGACATTCGATCACCTTCCAATGCCATTACAATATTACACAcaatatttgatatttttttttataaaatctatttaaatttattttttatgtttaataTCATAACTCAAATAATAAATCTTCAAAGCTACATTATGTGACTGTGCATATCGCACAGCATAtcaattttttgttttctttaattttttttttaattttgaaatataaaacaattaaaatatatttttttaagattttatttttaaggttCAAATTTCctaattgggttataatttttaaactaattttttataaaaattttaactcTAGAATTTAGGCTTTCAATTGGTTGTAGTATTTAgttaaaggaaaaataaaaaatgaaacaaatttaagtatttatgaaATATAGTAATGTGTTTaagggatatattaatgtattagggatttatataagaaaatgttgatttttttaattcaaaatcttaaaaaataatagatattattttttaaattttaaattaaaaaattaattaaaatattttttaagattttatttttagattcACACTTTGGGTtatagtttttaaattattttttaaaaatattttatctctagattttaattttctcaattggattatagtatttaattaaaagaaaaattaaaaataaaataaatttaaatatttacagAGTATTGTAGTATATTTAGAGGATATATCTATGTATTaagaatttatataaatatatataaatatatatataactaaattttaaaaaataaaaagttatAAATTTGACGACTCGTGAAGactgaaagttttttttaaaaaacaagggTATTAAAAAAAAAGTGCCCTTTTTAGGTATTTTCAAAAGTTGTGGGGGTAAAAAGTTTGTAATTGATGAAAGATTGAGGAGTGCGATGAAGATGTGCTCACCGGGCCTTCTAACTCGTCGAAGGAATTGAAGAGCACCCAGTCGTCTTTCCCGGCTCCGTCGAACTGTTCCAGCGCGTACGCCGCCAGCGTCGCGTACGCGCCGTCCCCCAACGCCATCGTCGGGAACTCCCGCCTCTCCATCTCCGGCATCCCCGGCGGCGCCACCCGCCCTCCCTCCTCCACCGGCGCCGCCAGCTCCCCCCTTCTCACGTAGTAGTATATCGCGCTCACGCTGGCCGACTGCGTCGAGAAGCCCACCGCCGCCGCCCCGTGCCGCCGCGCCACCCCCGCCGCCCAAGGCACGAACGTGTCGTACACCACGGCGGTGAAGGGGCGCCCCTCGGCGGCGCGCGCCTCCATGAGCTCCGACAGCGCGCGCGCGCCGTGAGCTTCGAAGACCTCGAGGTAGACCTCGAGGCTCGGGGACGAGGCGAAGCCCCCGGCGTCGTATCCGTCAGAGATGGCGGCCACCGCCACGGGCCCAGCCTGGGTGGCGATGGACTGGACGATGAAGCGGGTGGCGAGGAAAGTGGTCGCGGGCCACTTGGCGGCTAGGCGCTTCGCGAACAGGAGCATAGGATTGAGGTGGCCTTGAACCGGGAAGGGGAACACCAACACActagccgccgccgccgccgccatttTTTTTATCTCTCTCGATCTCAACTCCACCCAACCTCCACTGCTTCCGGCGAGCTCTAGATTTTGCATGGAACTAAATCTATAATTAGATTATATACAGAGAAAATTAAGATCaggaagaattttcaaaaaaggaAACAAGGAAATGCCAACCATGACGGTTTCGGTATGTTTGTTTGCTGCTTCCCTGGTGTGATTGACGTTACCATTGGAAGTCAAATGGAAAAAGCACCTTGGAAGTGCGAAAGTACGTGACaactaaaaatttattattattcatTTAATACTTGTAACAGCAATTAAATaggtaaatttaaataacttactaaactaaataataaatttaaataatattcatGAGCATTATTGATAAATAATGtccataaataataaataataataataataataatactagaaAACGTTCATGCATCATATTTGTAAATTATGttcatcaataaaatttttatcaatgTGTTACATGacttaatttattttagatttgACTTGACTCTATTGTTAGGATGGTTGACCGGTTAGAAAGGAGGTTGAATAATtctataaaaattcaaaataaacaaATCCTTCTCGGACTTAAAGGAACACTTACATAAAATAACTTACTTTACCCTCCTGTTATTCCATCCCGTGTTTTACTTTTCTATGCCTTAAAAAGCCTTCGACGTCGACGACTCCCATCAGCCATCTTCGACGTGGTTCGCCGTAGCTCCGGCTTCCCCTCCCTTGGTCGACGAAAGCAGCTCCGGCTTCCCCTCCCTTCGTCGACGGCAGCAGCTCCGACGTCTCCTCCCTTCATCGATGAAAGCAGCTCCGACTTCCCCTCCCTTCGTCGACGGCAGCAGCTCCGGCTTCCCCTCCCTTCGTCCACTAAAGCAGGTCCGTATCTCCATCGTCGTCCTCCACCGTTGTCACAGCTCCACCATTTTTCTGACTTCAAAAATGGCCCGATCGTGTAAAGAAATCACCTCCACCAACAATTCTATAAATGAAGGGCTTTAAACTTAGTCCTTGAATTTTCTTTATTTGAAGTATAGACACTGATTGTTGTCCCGTGGGACATAATTTATATGTGGCTACTGCAAAAGCTATTCAAATAAGGATTGCAGTAATGCATGAAGTAGTAAAATAACTCTCTATTACTAGTTTGCATTAGAACCCTTCGAGATCAAAGGTTTATCAAAATACATCGACAAACTTTACATGAAATAAACTAGCTCAGACCCAGACACTTCTTTGTCATTTATTAACTCATGAAACTATAAAGAAGTGTCTGGGGCTGAGCTAGTTTATTCAATGTAACAGTTTGCCGATGTATTTTGATAAACCTTTGATCTCGAAAGGTTCTAATGCATGCTAGTAATAGAGAGTTATTTTACTACTTCATGCATTACTGCAATCCTTATTTGAATAGCTTTTGCAGTAGCCACATATAAATTATGTCCCACGGGACAGCAATCAGTGTCTATACTTCAAATAAAGAAAATTCAAGGACTAAGTTTCCAGCCCTTCATTTATAGAATTGTTGGTGGAGGTGATTTCTTTACACGATCGGGGCATTTCTGAAGTCAGAAAAATGGTGGAGCTGCGACAACGGTGAAGGACGACGAAGGGAGGGGAAGCCGGAGCTGCTTTCGTCGACCAAGGGAGGGGAAGCCGGAGCTGCGACAGACCACGTCAAAGATGGCTACTGGGAGTCGCCGACGCCGAAGGCTTTTTAGGGCACAGAAAAGTAAAACACGGGATGGAATAACAGGAGAGTAAAGTAAGTCACGGGAAAAGCACGTTTTTGACACTGCTTAAAATTTTGTCGTTTAGCAAATGGGACACCGGGACAGACATTTCTCGGGACAGAGGATCCAAACTCTGGCCTCGGCCTTGCAGCGAGGTCGCTTGTCGCCCCTAGTCTTGCGGCGAGGCCTGTCGTCCTCAGCCTTGCGACGAGATCTATTGCGCTTCTTTTTTCCTCCTATTCTCTCTGTCTCCTTGCTTGCCCCTCCCTTTAtgtaatcaatcaatcaattcCATTTTTTAATGTAATCTTTGCGATTTATTTGGATTTGAGTTCTCAATTTATTATTCATTGGAAGATTCCGTAACAGGATAAGGAGGAAGACGACGAGAAGGAGTAAAACACGGGATGGAATAACAGGAGGATAAAGTAAGTCACGGGAAAAGCATGTTTTTGACACTGCTTAAAATTTTATCGTTTAGCAAATGGGACACCGGGACAAATATttttcgggacagaggatccAAACTCCCGAGGCCAAGGGCAACACACAACCTCACTGCAGAAGTCTGACGAGgtcggatcctctgtccccagAATGCgtctgtccccgtgtcccaccCAGAAAACGACAAAACTAGAACGTGCAAAACACGTGCTTCTGTGCCAAAACCCATTCACCAAACACTTTTCCTCCCCGAAAGCTTTTTCTGTGCCCTAACCCAAATTCCAGCCGAACCCCACTGCTTCCGCCGTCGACGCCTTCTCCGTCCCCTCCTAAACTCGACGACAGCCATCTCCGTCTTCTCCCGAACTCGACGACACCCATCAGCTTCATCTCCCGAACTCGACGGCAAGCAAACTGCTTCATCTCCCGAACTCGACGGTCGCCGACAGCTTCATCTTCGTCCAGTTGGTACCTTTCTTCCTCCCCCTTTACCCTTCTTCCTCCCCCCTCTCTCCCCTTCTCCAGCCAAGATCTAAATGTCTCTGTCATTTGATTTGGGTGAAAACGAAGCATAAGAAAATGGAACCAAAGgaattttgtattttgattttgatCTATATATTTGTAGTATGATTTACCATACTTCTCTTTAGATAGTTTGTTGTGAGGTTTTTGAATCTTGCTGCTGTTGGGTTAAGGCACAGAATTCCTTTAGTTTATCATACTAAATCTACTAGTTTGCTTGTCATTtggtatttaattttataaaataaatatttgcaGATCAAGTTTTGTAATATTTGCAGATCTGGGTTGCTACTGCAttccctatttttttttaaatttgcatTTCTTGGTTGGGCATAGAATTCCTTTGTTtacaaaaaaaaactatataaaataaatatttgcaCATCATTCTATTAGTTGTTTGCTTGTCATTtggtatttaattttataaaataaatatttgcaGATCAAGTTTTGTACTATAGATTATTTAGCTCTTTTTTTTGTTTGGAAAAGATGGTGTGTCAtaaaatttaggtattttaatGTAAGTTGTAGCTACTTTGAATATTTGCATATCATTTCTTTAGTAGTTTATTTGTCATCtggtatttaattttataaaagaagctCATTGTGTGCATGTTGGTCATTAATATTTCGGATGTAGATGCTACCTTCTTCATCAAATGACATTAGAGTTTTCTCCTTATTGTAGGACATCTAATTTTGTAGTGCTCATTTTTTCTACACTTAAAACATACAATTTGATTTTTATCTCATTCATAACACTGTATCTAATTTGGGACTCTGATGGGATTATCCTAATTAGCTTTACTGTAGCATATTGTTACACATTTTATGAATAGATGGTAAATCAAGTTTTTGGCATACAGTACTATACATTATTCATAAAATTATGTGATTTTTTGTTACTTATGCAAACTGctattgtttagtttaattttgtcGAATTTTACTTTTTAGGTGTTATTGAATGGCATCATCAAGTAACAGCAATAACCAAATTTGAAGTTGTACGATGCAGGGATTGCGGACTGAGAGCATTGGTGCTAGTCTCTAGATCGATCAAGAACCCAGGACGACTATAGTATGGATGTAAGCAGCATGAATGGTTAAAGTGGGTGAGGTCTGATACTGGACCAAATAAAGACACCAGTGATATACATTTTAGGATGTTgccaagagtggagtcaagggtaTGAAGTGAACACATTGCTTATCCTGGACATAATATGGGGAATTGGAATGTAAATTTTATGATCTCAATATTAGTGATAGTGAACTTAATTCTTTTGGTTGTATACTTGTTCTGTTTGTTAGTTGGTTTGTTTAAGTAGTGCTAGTATTGTAATGTCATAAAGAAATGTAATTATAGATGCTGTCGACATTTGATTTTTTTGTTTATGGATTGACATTAGTTGTatcattagtatttttatctcaTATATATTTTGTCGCTAAATTTTATATTCAATTTTAGATAGATGTATTAATGTCTCATTGGTGCATCATATACAAACTTACAAAACTTTTAAGTTACGAAAAGTTAATCATGTTTCTGGATTATGAACTTTATGCAATGTTTCATGTAACAAAATGTCATGACTTAATATAGCATGTGTTCACATGTTTCTGCTCATAATTCTAATTGTATAGCATGACTTATATAGCATGTTTCATGACTACAGTCACTGACCGTAGTGGGCTCATGTCTGGATTATCAACTTTATGCAATGTTTCATGTAACAAAATGTCATGACTTAATATATCATGTGTTCACATGTTTTTGTCCATAATTCTAATTGTATAGCATGACTTGTATAGCATGTATCATGACTACAGTCATTGACCGTAGTGGGCTCATGTGATGGATTGTAGTGTGCAATGTGGTCTATTGTAACTTTTAAATTCTATCATAAGATCCTATGACTTAGCATTCTAACaatgggatattttaattttgtagtTGCTAAGCTTGTGCTAATGAATCATCCTATTTAAATGAGCACATAACAGTTTTCCTTGGCCTTCTATCAATAAAAAAGCAATTTTTCTGAGAATTTAGCGACATCATCCGAACTGAATTTAGCAAGATTCAACAATTTGTGTCAATGTATCGTAAGATTGTAAGATCCAACAAATTAGCCACATCATCCATAGTtacaaacaaataaaatattctaCACATCTTCTTCACTCATTGCACAATGTCCACTCCAACTTCGAACTGCACAACAAGTCTTCGTTCTTCCAGTAACTAGTTACAACTCTGTGCAGCAAAATAAGCCAAACAAGAGAGTAAACTCTTAACAAGAGATCTTGTGTCTGCCCCAAAACTACATCCTTCCTGATACATTAAACTGTTAACAAGAgagtaaaaattaattaattttcgtTATGTCAATAGACAAGGAATATCTGACTACATAAAAACATATGGAGCATATAATTTTGGTAACACCTTACCCATTAAAAATTGTCTTTGTCTTGGAGCGTAGCACCAATTAGACTCTCACCACAGTTTGTAATCTGAGAAGCCAAAACACAAATAGAAGCTTGTGGTAAAGCTACCTGCATCATCAAAGTGTGACACAAATGGCACCAGTTACAACCAATGGAAGAATCCTTGTAAAAAAAGGAATTATTTATTAAATCAAGAGCCAAAATGGAATGAGTAGCAATCTAAAGATTATGACTACAACATTGTCGCTATACTATAGTATACAACTA is a window encoding:
- the LOC121982597 gene encoding indole-3-acetate beta-glucosyltransferase-like translates to MQNLELAGSSGGWVELRSREIKKMAAAAAASVLVFPFPVQGHLNPMLLFAKRLAAKWPATTFLATRFIVQSIATQAGPVAVAAISDGYDAGGFASSPSLEVYLEVFEAHGARALSELMEARAAEGRPFTAVVYDTFVPWAAGVARRHGAAAVGFSTQSASVSAIYYYVRRGELAAPVEEGGRVAPPGMPEMERREFPTMALGDGAYATLAAYALEQFDGAGKDDWVLFNSFDELEGPVIECLNAHHFHAVNVGPCVPISAADGASYGVNLLPAEDDVCMRWLAGLPPHSAIYVSFGSFASLSPAQMTELALGLTACGRPFLWVVRDAERRTLPPGFSPALGLIVRWSPQLAVLAHPAVGCFVTHCGWNSTLESICLGVPMIGLPQWSDQPTNAKCVETEWKVGVRARPGDGGLVTQAELERCVRAVMDGDEGEEIRRSARRWSDLARSAIQERGSTDRNLDAFVEFVNSKTNAADSHQ
- the LOC121979381 gene encoding calmodulin calcium-dependent NAD kinase-like, which encodes MRDSKVVPRLVLAESGRIEELESFQQYVARQLGFEDSRECPILCKLANGYLRRSNECEDNIFDFLSQEQEHESLYVKLVEELDKCILGYFAFHWSHAPFLITQVLSADHEHKMKLKNFVMEATRNIRFERVAKDLKVTRVFSTLVEELKAIGIIHQEEFRRSEVVLPAPADASEYRSPVLLLMGGGMGAGKSTVLKEILKDPFWLAAAASTVVVEADQFKEMDVIYKAISSRGNHSDMLQTAELVHQSSTDAASSLLVTALNEGRDVIMDGTLSWEPFVRQTITMARNVHLQQYRMGVGYKVSGDGTVTENYWEPVVQQEEHKSPQRKPYRIELVGVICDAYLAVVRGVRRAIIMGRAVRVQSQLKSHKRFASAFPRYCRLADSAKLYSTNSMGSAKMTEWRDGSRNLPEDRDCINCLEKVSKLNEDADSIYELYPEDDTGHGSGSIWDEITSPARAETQQQLKEAVKIMERSLV